A single Vibrio sp. YMD68 DNA region contains:
- a CDS encoding baseplate J/gp47 family protein gives MKDLIDLSQYPSPPFFNTLSLDEIKAQRYQYIQQEEGIELDESDSNPASWVTNAGAYRELILREDFDRQSEELFITKASGAALDLIGITYYKVWRLESEDDDRYRERLLLSPEGFSTAGPEEAYVFHALSADVRVASASAFSPEPGVVHVAILSTEGDGIPTQELLDIVSDYLSDKERRPLTDSVFAVAAQIVDYAVLLDLEVQKGASLDIVREAALKRVTDYVEETELFNQIVARSQLVKAAHTSGVVRVTSVLPDIDIVPSDGKIPRCELIAIEVKYYQEGQPPPDSEYERREVNSTQYTLDRSDERTNLVLVDVGSAASIDMSGHQSWLRHGFSVRLSNESQFGWQLVSTVGNIQAYSLLPNQYVYLVYNGEQKQWERLT, from the coding sequence ATGAAAGATTTAATCGATTTGAGCCAATACCCTAGTCCCCCTTTTTTTAATACGTTGAGCTTAGACGAGATTAAAGCGCAACGTTATCAATATATTCAGCAAGAAGAAGGCATTGAACTGGATGAGTCGGACAGCAATCCTGCTAGTTGGGTGACGAATGCCGGTGCGTACCGCGAGCTTATCTTACGTGAGGATTTCGACCGCCAATCTGAAGAGTTGTTCATCACAAAAGCCAGTGGCGCGGCTTTGGATCTGATAGGCATCACGTACTACAAGGTATGGCGTTTAGAGTCAGAAGATGATGATCGCTATCGAGAGCGTCTACTGTTATCACCAGAAGGGTTTAGTACTGCAGGTCCAGAAGAAGCATATGTGTTTCATGCATTAAGTGCTGATGTGCGCGTAGCAAGTGCGTCCGCCTTTTCTCCTGAACCAGGAGTGGTGCATGTCGCGATTCTATCGACAGAAGGCGATGGTATTCCCACGCAAGAGCTGCTTGATATTGTCTCAGACTACCTATCCGATAAAGAGCGTCGACCGTTGACCGATAGCGTGTTTGCGGTTGCGGCTCAAATTGTAGACTACGCCGTGTTACTGGATTTAGAAGTGCAAAAAGGGGCATCGTTAGACATCGTGCGCGAAGCAGCGCTAAAGCGAGTTACTGACTATGTCGAGGAAACCGAATTATTTAATCAAATTGTTGCTCGATCTCAATTGGTAAAAGCCGCACATACGTCCGGCGTTGTACGAGTAACCAGTGTCCTACCTGATATCGATATTGTGCCATCGGATGGCAAGATCCCAAGATGTGAATTGATAGCGATTGAAGTTAAGTACTATCAAGAAGGACAACCACCACCGGATAGTGAGTATGAGCGACGTGAAGTAAACAGCACACAATACACACTGGATAGAAGTGACGAACGCACTAATCTTGTGTTGGTTGATGTCGGTAGTGCTGCGTCAATCGATATGTCAGGACACCAGTCGTGGTTACGACATGGTTTTTCAGTTCGCCTGTCTAATGAGAGTCAATTTGGTTGGCAGCTCGTTTCTACAGTTGGCAACATCCAAGCTTACTCTTTGTTGCCAAATCAATATGTATATCTTGTATACAACGGTGAGCAAAAACAATGGGAGCGATTGACATGA
- a CDS encoding phage tail protein I, producing MSRQSLLPPHASRLLHALDKAMAAIEDVPISDVKSLWDPWNCPIDWLPWLAWAMRAREWDDEWSESQKRQYVASLPWINRIKGTRAALESALLAVDRPVQIIEWWEEEPKGPPFTFRADVNVTDDTLDQDTKQQIYRLINNTKNLRSHIVALSYAVLSRGKISLGLLAHQTRVLTIKDAALTNKPNVSGEIKIAALFEMRRVIQVSG from the coding sequence ATGAGCCGTCAAAGTCTGCTTCCCCCTCATGCAAGTCGTTTGCTTCACGCTTTAGATAAGGCGATGGCCGCGATTGAGGATGTCCCTATATCGGATGTGAAATCGCTTTGGGATCCATGGAATTGTCCCATTGATTGGCTGCCCTGGTTAGCGTGGGCGATGCGTGCGAGAGAGTGGGATGATGAGTGGAGTGAGTCACAAAAACGTCAGTATGTCGCCTCGTTACCATGGATTAATCGAATTAAGGGAACGCGCGCAGCCTTGGAGTCAGCACTTCTAGCGGTTGATAGGCCTGTACAAATCATCGAATGGTGGGAGGAGGAGCCCAAAGGTCCCCCATTTACATTTCGAGCTGATGTCAACGTCACTGATGATACGCTAGATCAAGACACAAAGCAGCAGATCTATCGCCTCATCAACAACACAAAAAATCTACGCAGTCATATTGTGGCTTTGTCCTACGCTGTGCTAAGCCGTGGAAAAATTTCCTTAGGACTATTAGCTCACCAAACCCGTGTATTAACGATTAAAGATGCTGCGTTAACTAACAAACCGAACGTGAGCGGCGAAATAAAAATTGCCGCCTTATTTGAAATGCGAAGAGTAATACAGGTAAGCGGATAA
- a CDS encoding phage tail protein, translating to MATFYCKLTDVGAAKLADAIANQTVIELVEMAVGDGNGAHYEPTGEETELKNECYRGVIEHFDVIGDANHQVLMQMTIPIDKGGFFIREGGLYDIDGDLFAIAKMPLAYKAEVSEGSPDELTVRFIKAVESADNISIIIDESTVYATMEYVKENTPGKMESIGNILYGTLQPDASISGDLPVDSYATCLSLGISFSALPNEYMLLTCFDADGVSICNWYARDSLPMYILPSNARSISVLNKTSKLMSVNCSPTLTQKNYWNLK from the coding sequence ATGGCGACATTTTATTGCAAATTGACTGACGTTGGCGCAGCTAAACTGGCTGATGCCATCGCAAATCAGACCGTTATAGAGCTAGTAGAAATGGCGGTTGGTGATGGTAATGGTGCTCATTATGAGCCGACAGGAGAAGAGACTGAGCTAAAAAATGAGTGTTACCGTGGCGTTATCGAACATTTCGATGTTATCGGTGATGCAAACCATCAGGTTTTGATGCAGATGACGATTCCGATTGATAAGGGAGGGTTCTTTATCCGAGAAGGCGGCTTGTATGATATCGACGGTGATCTTTTTGCTATCGCTAAAATGCCACTGGCTTATAAGGCTGAGGTCTCAGAAGGCTCTCCAGATGAACTGACAGTGCGGTTTATTAAAGCAGTAGAATCGGCGGACAATATCAGCATCATCATTGACGAGTCAACGGTCTATGCGACGATGGAGTATGTAAAAGAAAACACACCAGGAAAAATGGAGTCTATAGGCAACATCCTTTATGGAACGCTTCAACCAGATGCTTCAATCAGCGGAGACCTACCCGTTGACTCTTATGCCACCTGTCTCTCGCTGGGTATTTCTTTCTCAGCTTTACCCAATGAGTACATGCTCTTAACCTGTTTTGATGCTGACGGTGTATCGATTTGTAACTGGTACGCAAGAGATTCGCTACCTATGTATATTTTACCAAGTAATGCAAGAAGCATCAGCGTATTAAACAAAACATCGAAGTTGATGAGCGTTAATTGCTCTCCTACTTTAACCCAAAAAAATTATTGGAATTTGAAATGA
- a CDS encoding phage tail sheath C-terminal domain-containing protein, which produces MMTEEYLHGTETVYLDDGDGPIEVVRASVGAMIVTAPNAQAAMKATLELGSVANSNDLKLEAIDANTQGNGISMELLAGGGPSVTTGVKVIGQAITVTLGTDANGDLNASASDIITALSTDDDASALLVATTTSNGSGLMPVEPQTYLSGGQDEAFPLGEPVLVYQKKQIAMAGDGGTLKTALTEMAQQKMGMVVVVRVEDSEDQAQLISNIIGTVDENNQHSGLQSLLLAGSKIGIKPRLITVPEYSSLPGVGWAMEAVARRLKAHCIIEGSKQSFEDVVAEGRAYTNSYYVHPKVKLIGTDGITRIRPNSATVLGHILRCDAEYGYWQSPSNRQIFINGITPEVDWISGDPLSTANLYNEKDVTVFNARDGKHFLWGNRLTNHKFFNQERIRFVVGESIELAHLDYVDRNITKPYVGTITDRIDGLIRRLVKRGVLRGGRVWLDTELNDDETIRSGKIYWNYELQFFGVAERLVFRQHINHNGYNEVLADYAA; this is translated from the coding sequence ATGATGACTGAAGAATATTTACATGGGACGGAAACGGTCTACCTTGATGACGGTGATGGACCGATTGAAGTCGTTAGAGCCTCTGTGGGAGCAATGATAGTCACTGCCCCTAATGCGCAAGCGGCAATGAAAGCTACGTTAGAGCTAGGCTCGGTTGCCAATAGCAACGACTTAAAGCTTGAGGCTATCGATGCCAATACCCAAGGCAACGGCATTAGCATGGAACTGCTCGCAGGAGGTGGTCCTTCGGTTACAACTGGTGTCAAAGTGATTGGTCAAGCGATTACCGTGACATTAGGAACGGATGCGAATGGTGATCTCAATGCCTCAGCATCGGATATCATTACCGCCTTGAGCACGGACGATGACGCGAGTGCTTTGCTTGTTGCAACCACCACCTCTAACGGCAGTGGTTTAATGCCAGTTGAGCCTCAAACTTACCTGTCGGGCGGCCAAGACGAGGCTTTTCCATTGGGTGAGCCTGTACTTGTCTATCAGAAAAAGCAAATCGCTATGGCAGGCGACGGCGGAACATTAAAAACCGCCTTGACAGAAATGGCGCAGCAAAAAATGGGCATGGTTGTCGTGGTACGTGTTGAGGATAGTGAAGATCAGGCACAACTCATTAGCAACATCATTGGTACAGTGGATGAGAACAATCAACACTCAGGCTTACAATCTCTTCTGCTTGCAGGCAGCAAAATTGGCATCAAACCCCGCCTTATTACGGTCCCAGAATACTCTTCACTGCCGGGCGTAGGTTGGGCGATGGAAGCGGTCGCGAGACGATTAAAAGCACACTGCATCATCGAAGGGTCAAAGCAATCGTTTGAGGATGTGGTTGCAGAAGGTCGAGCTTATACCAATAGCTACTATGTCCATCCAAAGGTGAAACTCATAGGGACTGACGGTATCACTCGCATTCGTCCCAACAGCGCCACGGTTCTTGGTCACATTTTGCGTTGTGATGCTGAGTATGGTTACTGGCAATCGCCGTCAAACCGCCAAATTTTCATCAATGGTATCACGCCAGAAGTCGATTGGATTAGCGGTGATCCCTTGTCAACGGCAAACCTTTACAACGAAAAAGACGTAACCGTTTTTAACGCCCGTGACGGTAAGCATTTCCTGTGGGGCAACCGCTTAACCAATCACAAGTTCTTTAACCAAGAGCGCATACGATTTGTGGTCGGTGAAAGTATTGAGCTCGCTCACCTTGATTATGTCGACCGTAATATCACTAAGCCTTATGTGGGTACCATCACAGACCGTATTGATGGGTTGATCCGCCGTCTGGTTAAGCGCGGTGTTCTGCGCGGAGGCAGAGTATGGTTAGACACAGAGCTTAATGACGATGAAACCATTCGAAGCGGCAAAATCTATTGGAACTATGAACTGCAATTCTTCGGCGTTGCAGAGCGCTTAGTCTTCCGTCAACACATTAACCACAACGGCTATAATGAAGTTCTAGCCGACTACGCAGCGTAA
- a CDS encoding phage major tail tube protein — MAKVLRDINVFAGETSFFGKASEVTLPNIEWATETFNTAGMAMETEEILRLLAMNLEMTFRDPCPKMVGYVGNPAASEEPITIRGAVTEKGTTQKIEIKANGTWKSMEPSTFTAGGAEYTNKFIVNLDFYAYYIDNKETFYVSNETGVVRSNGVDITKSIRDALGV; from the coding sequence ATGGCCAAAGTATTACGAGACATCAACGTATTTGCTGGAGAAACCTCTTTCTTTGGCAAGGCATCAGAAGTGACCCTGCCCAATATTGAGTGGGCAACCGAAACCTTCAACACCGCTGGTATGGCGATGGAAACCGAAGAGATTTTAAGACTTTTAGCGATGAACCTTGAAATGACCTTTCGTGACCCATGCCCAAAGATGGTCGGTTACGTGGGTAACCCTGCCGCGAGCGAGGAGCCTATCACCATTCGTGGTGCGGTGACAGAAAAAGGGACGACGCAAAAAATCGAAATTAAAGCCAACGGCACATGGAAGAGTATGGAGCCTTCCACTTTTACCGCCGGTGGCGCTGAATACACCAACAAATTTATCGTTAACCTGGATTTTTACGCCTACTACATTGACAACAAAGAAACGTTTTATGTCAGCAATGAAACGGGCGTAGTTCGATCTAACGGTGTCGATATCACAAAGTCAATTCGTGACGCATTAGGAGTTTAA
- a CDS encoding phage tail assembly protein, protein MPQLEKRTVPFTYPVNGMKEVTLRKPLGGDYRGLSFKALDNLDMDEVFELLTRISPLTKAELDEVHPCDIRKLCEALTLFFSEDLPQVSAFLMEESTSSPQSE, encoded by the coding sequence ATGCCACAACTAGAAAAACGCACCGTGCCGTTTACGTATCCGGTCAACGGCATGAAAGAAGTCACTTTACGCAAGCCATTAGGTGGGGATTATCGTGGTCTTTCTTTCAAGGCACTCGATAATTTAGATATGGATGAGGTGTTTGAACTACTGACTCGCATCTCACCTCTAACGAAAGCCGAATTGGATGAAGTGCATCCCTGTGACATTCGTAAACTGTGCGAGGCGTTAACGCTTTTTTTCTCAGAGGACTTGCCACAAGTCTCAGCGTTTCTGATGGAAGAATCGACATCGTCACCCCAGAGCGAATAG
- a CDS encoding phage tail protein: protein MSDIMLQLGDFPFSVSTAQYQQLVRRTQFRWGKRQRHMLKSTAQFLGAEADSITLNGTFYPKVTADLNLMPTLREQGKDGKPFLLVSGNQKYGQFHGSWFLETLEETNTYFLRDGTPRKIEFNLSISELPDE, encoded by the coding sequence ATGAGCGATATTATGTTGCAACTGGGCGACTTTCCTTTTTCGGTGTCAACGGCTCAATATCAGCAACTCGTGAGACGTACACAGTTTCGCTGGGGTAAGCGCCAGCGTCATATGTTAAAGAGTACTGCGCAATTTCTAGGAGCAGAAGCAGACAGTATCACGCTCAATGGTACGTTCTATCCCAAGGTAACGGCTGACTTGAATCTGATGCCAACACTGCGCGAGCAAGGCAAAGACGGCAAGCCTTTTCTGCTTGTCAGCGGCAATCAAAAGTATGGCCAGTTTCATGGCTCCTGGTTCCTGGAAACATTGGAAGAAACGAATACCTATTTTCTTCGTGATGGCACACCCAGAAAAATTGAGTTCAATCTCTCTATCTCGGAGCTGCCTGATGAATAA
- a CDS encoding tail protein X has product MNNVYITTEAVCLDWIVYKHYGYREGALETVLKDERNRHLAEYGPVLPVDVKVYLPDMPASSTHSTVQLLG; this is encoded by the coding sequence ATGAATAACGTATATATCACCACTGAGGCCGTGTGTTTGGATTGGATAGTGTACAAGCATTATGGCTATCGAGAGGGAGCACTGGAGACGGTACTGAAAGATGAACGTAATCGCCACTTAGCCGAGTACGGTCCAGTGTTACCCGTTGACGTGAAGGTCTATCTTCCTGATATGCCAGCCTCATCCACCCATTCCACCGTACAGCTCTTAGGCTAA
- a CDS encoding contractile injection system protein, VgrG/Pvc8 family, with amino-acid sequence MEKAFFRILHQGKDVTPNWQPYLVSLTITDERGRHSDKCVLVLDDSKQNLALIDTGSWLDVYLGYEHDLRPFGTYQCNKIDLDELAGTYTVTAQAADFKQSLMAPNDATYGPTTLDALTRIVAERHGYIAKVHPDLINASIPHIDQVSESDMAMLIRVAKEHDALVKPLAGHLIVKPAAIAKTLNNNDTYHLKLDRQSKSDFTCTLSIQERQNYNSVVAHWYDETTQSRQSVHAGNGEPIYTLSGNFGDEVAALNHAKGKLAQLGRQKATLTLNLPGTPDLVSESSVSIKNHREGYNGDWDAESVTHQIGAENVFTTTATATPKEK; translated from the coding sequence ATGGAAAAAGCATTCTTTAGGATCCTGCATCAAGGCAAGGACGTAACACCCAATTGGCAACCGTATTTAGTCTCGCTCACTATCACTGATGAACGTGGTCGCCACTCAGACAAATGCGTGCTCGTTCTCGATGACAGCAAACAAAACCTTGCACTCATTGACACCGGAAGTTGGCTTGATGTTTACCTTGGGTATGAGCATGATTTACGGCCTTTTGGCACTTACCAATGCAATAAAATCGACCTAGACGAGTTAGCTGGCACGTACACTGTCACAGCGCAAGCGGCTGACTTTAAACAAAGTCTCATGGCCCCCAATGATGCGACTTATGGCCCAACAACATTAGACGCTTTAACGCGCATTGTGGCAGAGCGTCATGGTTACATCGCTAAAGTGCACCCTGACCTAATCAACGCCTCTATCCCTCACATTGACCAGGTGAGTGAGTCTGACATGGCAATGCTGATACGCGTAGCCAAAGAGCATGACGCACTTGTCAAGCCGCTGGCCGGTCACTTAATCGTTAAGCCAGCCGCCATCGCTAAAACATTAAATAATAACGACACCTACCACCTAAAGTTAGATAGGCAATCAAAAAGCGACTTTACTTGTACCTTGAGTATTCAAGAGCGTCAAAACTACAACAGCGTAGTCGCGCATTGGTATGACGAGACCACTCAAAGCAGGCAAAGCGTTCATGCTGGTAACGGTGAGCCGATTTACACCCTTTCTGGCAACTTTGGTGATGAAGTTGCAGCGTTGAATCATGCCAAAGGAAAGCTTGCACAACTTGGCAGGCAAAAAGCCACATTGACGCTCAACTTACCAGGAACGCCAGATCTCGTCTCAGAGAGCTCGGTTTCAATCAAGAATCATCGCGAGGGCTATAATGGCGATTGGGATGCAGAATCTGTCACTCATCAGATTGGGGCTGAGAACGTATTCACTACTACTGCAACTGCAACCCCAAAGGAGAAATAA
- a CDS encoding peptidoglycan-binding protein has translation MPCQCTPFSKKAYLNRCAALLFKGKLNNTQRTALLLFSALAMLKRNVLSENFPISYLAYVLATVYHETAYTMKPIEEYGKGKGRPYGEPNPETGQTYYGRGYVQITWLENYAKAIDVVRDMNTLERGHIDFVQVPDLALSAANSAQITMSGMIDGWFTGRKMSDYLDSPEPDYINARRIINGTDKAIEIAAHSMAFEQAIRLATGESIERRTIQYGIKNCNDTRELQILLGVTVDGAFGNKTKQALISLQRRLHLVGDGICGSATWSTIDREIYNK, from the coding sequence ATGCCTTGCCAATGCACCCCATTTTCAAAAAAAGCCTATTTAAACCGCTGTGCTGCGCTTTTATTTAAAGGTAAGCTCAACAATACCCAACGCACGGCTTTGCTCCTATTTTCCGCTTTAGCGATGTTAAAACGAAATGTCTTAAGCGAGAATTTTCCTATCAGTTATTTGGCTTATGTCCTTGCCACGGTCTATCACGAAACGGCTTACACCATGAAACCTATCGAAGAGTACGGCAAGGGTAAAGGGCGACCTTACGGAGAGCCCAACCCAGAAACGGGACAGACGTATTATGGACGTGGCTACGTACAAATCACCTGGCTTGAGAATTACGCTAAAGCCATAGATGTCGTGCGAGATATGAATACCTTAGAGCGAGGCCACATTGACTTTGTTCAGGTTCCTGACTTAGCACTATCAGCCGCTAACAGCGCTCAAATCACGATGAGTGGTATGATTGATGGATGGTTCACAGGACGCAAGATGAGTGATTATCTGGATTCACCTGAGCCAGATTACATTAACGCTAGACGCATCATTAACGGAACAGACAAAGCCATTGAAATTGCCGCTCATAGCATGGCCTTTGAGCAAGCAATTCGATTAGCAACTGGAGAGTCTATAGAGCGTCGAACCATCCAGTACGGCATAAAAAACTGCAACGACACACGTGAGCTACAAATACTTCTAGGTGTAACCGTCGATGGTGCGTTTGGTAATAAGACAAAACAAGCACTGATATCACTTCAACGAAGATTGCACTTAGTAGGTGATGGTATTTGTGGCTCAGCAACGTGGTCAACAATAGATCGAGAGATTTACAATAAGTAG
- the tssB gene encoding type VI secretion system contractile sheath small subunit has product MSKEGSVAPKERINIKYIPATGDAQAEVELPLKTLVVGDFKGYTEDTPLDERSTVSVDKNNFESVMRESELSLITSVSNKLNDDKDTELPVELNFKSLADFTPDSIANQIPELNKLIELREALVALKGPLGNIPAFRERLQDLLHSQESRDKLLQELSLVSEEPK; this is encoded by the coding sequence ATGTCCAAAGAAGGAAGCGTTGCACCAAAAGAACGGATCAATATTAAATATATTCCAGCTACGGGCGATGCCCAAGCTGAAGTTGAATTGCCGCTAAAAACCTTAGTCGTAGGTGACTTTAAAGGCTACACCGAAGATACGCCCCTTGATGAACGCAGTACTGTTTCAGTTGACAAAAACAATTTTGAATCAGTGATGCGAGAAAGTGAACTTAGTCTGATTACTTCTGTTTCAAACAAGTTAAACGATGATAAAGATACTGAGCTTCCAGTAGAACTGAACTTTAAATCTCTTGCTGACTTCACACCAGACTCTATTGCTAACCAAATCCCTGAACTCAATAAATTAATTGAATTACGTGAAGCACTTGTTGCCCTGAAAGGGCCTTTAGGGAATATCCCGGCGTTTCGTGAACGTTTACAAGATCTACTGCACTCTCAAGAGTCTCGCGACAAATTACTTCAAGAGCTTAGTCTTGTTAGTGAAGAGCCAAAATAG
- the tssC gene encoding type VI secretion system contractile sheath large subunit codes for MMSTETVQERPQLAEGGLLDEIMAQTKIAPNEEGYDIAKKGVAAFIENLIGSQQTDEAVNKSLVDQMLVELDKKISAQMDEILHDEKFQEMESSWRGLKLLVDRTDFDENNKIDLLHVTKEELLEDFEFAPETTQSGLYKHVYSSGYGQFGGEPTGAIVGNFSFTPSTPDLKLLQYMASLGAMAHAPFISSVGPEFFSIDSFEELPNIKDVKSIFESPKYTKWRSLRESEDARYLGLTAPRFLLRVPYDPTESPIKSFNYTENVASSHDHYLWGNTAFAFATRLTDSFAKYRWCPNIIGPQSGGAVEDLPVHVFESMGALQAKIPTEVLVTDRKEFELAEEGFIALTMRKGSDNAAFFSANSIQKPKIFPNTKEGKEAETNYKLATQLPYMMIINRLAHYIKVLQREQIGSWKERQDLERELNTWIKQFVADQENPPADVRSRRPLRAAKVEVADVEGNPGWYQVALSVRPHFKYMGANFELSLVGRLDQA; via the coding sequence CTGATGTCGACAGAAACGGTACAAGAAAGACCTCAGCTAGCTGAAGGCGGCTTACTCGATGAAATCATGGCACAAACGAAAATTGCGCCCAATGAAGAAGGCTATGACATTGCCAAAAAAGGCGTCGCTGCGTTTATTGAGAACCTCATCGGCTCACAACAAACAGATGAAGCTGTGAATAAATCTCTCGTCGATCAAATGTTAGTGGAGCTAGATAAGAAAATCAGCGCTCAAATGGACGAGATTCTCCATGATGAAAAATTCCAAGAAATGGAGTCGTCATGGCGTGGACTAAAGCTATTGGTTGACCGCACCGATTTTGATGAGAACAATAAAATTGATCTTCTTCACGTAACCAAAGAAGAGCTACTCGAAGATTTTGAATTTGCGCCAGAAACAACGCAATCAGGTCTATATAAACATGTTTACTCGTCAGGTTACGGCCAATTTGGTGGTGAGCCAACCGGTGCTATCGTGGGTAACTTTAGCTTTACACCATCAACACCTGACTTGAAGCTATTACAGTATATGGCTTCACTTGGTGCGATGGCTCATGCGCCCTTTATCTCAAGTGTTGGCCCAGAGTTTTTCAGTATTGATTCTTTTGAAGAGCTGCCCAACATTAAAGACGTGAAATCCATTTTTGAAAGCCCTAAATACACTAAATGGCGTTCACTTCGAGAGTCCGAAGATGCCCGTTACCTTGGTTTGACGGCTCCACGCTTCCTATTACGTGTACCTTACGACCCAACAGAAAGTCCAATTAAATCATTTAACTACACCGAGAATGTCGCGAGTTCCCATGACCATTACCTTTGGGGTAATACGGCTTTCGCATTCGCAACTCGTTTGACGGATAGCTTTGCTAAGTACCGTTGGTGCCCAAACATCATCGGCCCTCAAAGTGGTGGCGCAGTAGAAGATCTCCCTGTTCATGTCTTCGAATCAATGGGCGCGTTACAAGCAAAAATCCCAACAGAAGTACTTGTCACTGACCGTAAAGAGTTTGAATTAGCAGAAGAAGGCTTTATCGCTTTAACCATGCGAAAAGGAAGCGATAATGCTGCATTCTTCTCTGCGAACTCCATCCAAAAACCGAAGATTTTCCCGAACACCAAAGAAGGGAAAGAAGCAGAGACTAATTACAAATTGGCAACTCAACTTCCTTACATGATGATCATTAACCGTTTAGCTCACTACATTAAAGTACTGCAACGCGAACAAATTGGCTCATGGAAAGAACGTCAAGATTTAGAGCGTGAGTTGAATACTTGGATCAAGCAATTTGTTGCTGACCAAGAGAATCCACCGGCTGATGTTCGAAGTCGTCGTCCATTGCGAGCAGCAAAGGTTGAAGTGGCTGACGTTGAAGGTAACCCCGGTTGGTATCAAGTTGCTCTTTCTGTCCGCCCTCACTTCAAATACATGGGGGCAAACTTTGAATTATCACTGGTTGGTCGCTTAGATCAGGCTTAA
- the tssE gene encoding type VI secretion system baseplate subunit TssE — MTYFAPEESTFGVGFFERLEANTKNVSLTQGPEFKDVLNSIKGNISNILNSRTGGSQSAPSLGLIDFNDATLDTLDLSLKIKLSIQDCLRHFEPRLKDIKVIAETDNLSPFSLQFRITAQINSDAIHDQVYIRLLLDQNRQYRVI, encoded by the coding sequence ATGACGTACTTCGCTCCAGAAGAAAGTACATTTGGTGTTGGCTTCTTTGAGCGCTTAGAAGCTAACACCAAGAATGTGTCTTTAACTCAAGGTCCAGAATTCAAAGATGTCCTCAACTCAATTAAAGGCAATATTTCGAATATCTTAAACTCACGCACAGGTGGCTCACAAAGCGCTCCGAGCTTAGGGCTAATTGATTTCAACGATGCCACGCTAGACACCTTAGATTTATCGCTAAAGATCAAGTTATCAATTCAAGACTGTTTACGCCATTTTGAGCCGAGACTCAAGGATATCAAAGTGATTGCTGAAACGGACAATCTCAGTCCATTCTCGCTGCAGTTTCGCATCACAGCACAAATAAATAGTGATGCCATTCACGATCAGGTTTACATCCGCTTACTTTTAGATCAGAACAGACAATATCGAGTAATTTAG